In Halobacteriovorax marinus SJ, the following proteins share a genomic window:
- a CDS encoding metallophosphoesterase family protein, protein MKVVAISDTHQAYLDNMPAGDILIHSGDYSLLAKNIKETNPSLMESELRDLAAWFKSISHLYRHMILVPGNHDWIFECDYDFACSILEGVSVLNDRSIEIDGIKIWGSPINLEYRDWAFNRAAGDEILKHWNAIPKDTDILVTHGPPLGILDQAYPQDNSPLLGDIDLLNTVKNLNLKAHIFGHIHGSHGTKEEFETLFVNASIMDESYSPTFKPITFEI, encoded by the coding sequence ATGAAAGTAGTGGCCATTTCTGACACTCATCAAGCCTATTTAGATAATATGCCTGCTGGAGATATTCTGATTCACTCAGGAGACTATTCTCTTTTGGCTAAAAACATAAAAGAAACAAATCCAAGTCTCATGGAAAGTGAGTTAAGAGATTTAGCCGCTTGGTTTAAATCTATTTCTCATCTCTATCGCCATATGATTTTGGTACCAGGAAATCACGACTGGATATTTGAGTGCGACTACGATTTCGCCTGCTCAATTCTTGAAGGAGTGAGCGTTCTCAATGACCGATCTATTGAAATTGATGGAATTAAAATTTGGGGAAGTCCTATTAATTTAGAATACAGAGACTGGGCCTTTAATAGAGCGGCCGGTGACGAAATTTTAAAACATTGGAATGCTATTCCAAAAGATACGGACATACTCGTCACTCATGGACCACCTCTTGGTATTCTTGATCAGGCCTACCCTCAAGATAATAGTCCCCTTCTCGGAGATATTGATCTTTTAAATACTGTTAAGAATTTAAACTTAAAGGCCCATATCTTTGGCCATATACATGGCTCTCATGGAACAAAGGAAGAATTTGAAACTTTATTTGTAAATGCGAGTATTATGGATGAGAGTTATAGCCCAACTTTTAAGCCAATCACTTTTGAAATTTAA
- a CDS encoding L,D-transpeptidase, which yields MNKSLLVLAVSGVLLTSCGGRNEKYPNTGNAAYETMMGAMTSLSEVEVGNNYYTTSALIVRDENGNRLGLLSRHDKVTVVSLEGIAGKENYVQVTFKSMRYHNIQTANKYFVSFKYLLDRIEDYKDFNGKYFVIQNLATERLRVYEKSCDAKNVCLNKMVMETEMAIGEDTKETRSYVGSYRITDWWKFYQDHAAHYPSWYQDNYPMPPEAGSSFLKWFKNKYMPEVGGKKKGDMRGAFGWYTAWVGPNHHSQWTHGTVGWGSDKDDLIKATKKTFTNIFANPRSSGCSRMNNEAIAYLREILPVGTPIIKVYAKEALLDGHRSNYAKKTNHWSYILTKNNAYSTKNFSSDKEKVESRNIPMNRRLEEGTFVMDTYPTMFNFTDGEDLGSYEAKTNTTGNVYRVDESKMKGVLYVDAGLLEDYAHPQHEKIGKGGFRDEIAPDYMIMDKSIDKSLAVYIADKDQPENDNSGVVYYDSVKVDARGKADLSFEEEDFSTEISDLYITGTEVERNNNPTIRLQLGIGVFANFVLTPVGDDEWDLVVSNETLNSSKSKVKRFVKRFFKKGVSAPVDISIGKNEVTIKKNQGRNIEFSYRF from the coding sequence ATGAATAAGTCCCTTTTAGTTTTGGCCGTGTCTGGCGTTCTTCTCACGAGTTGTGGGGGAAGGAATGAAAAGTATCCTAATACTGGTAATGCCGCCTATGAAACAATGATGGGTGCCATGACTTCACTAAGTGAAGTTGAAGTTGGAAATAACTATTACACAACATCCGCTCTTATTGTAAGAGACGAGAATGGTAATCGTTTAGGTCTACTTTCAAGACACGATAAAGTGACTGTTGTTAGTTTAGAGGGAATTGCAGGTAAAGAAAATTATGTGCAAGTGACTTTTAAATCCATGAGATATCACAATATTCAAACAGCAAATAAGTACTTTGTTTCTTTCAAGTATTTATTAGACAGAATCGAAGACTATAAAGACTTTAATGGTAAGTACTTTGTAATCCAAAACTTGGCGACTGAGAGACTTAGAGTTTATGAGAAGTCATGTGATGCAAAGAATGTTTGTCTCAATAAAATGGTTATGGAAACAGAGATGGCCATTGGTGAAGATACAAAAGAGACGAGATCATATGTTGGTTCATACCGAATAACTGATTGGTGGAAATTCTATCAGGATCATGCCGCTCACTACCCATCTTGGTATCAAGATAATTACCCAATGCCACCTGAGGCGGGATCTTCATTCTTAAAATGGTTTAAGAATAAGTATATGCCAGAAGTTGGTGGAAAGAAAAAAGGTGATATGAGAGGAGCTTTCGGTTGGTATACTGCATGGGTTGGTCCTAACCATCATTCGCAGTGGACACACGGAACTGTAGGTTGGGGATCAGATAAAGATGACCTGATTAAAGCGACTAAGAAAACGTTTACAAATATTTTTGCTAATCCAAGAAGTTCTGGTTGTTCTAGAATGAATAATGAGGCGATTGCTTACTTAAGAGAGATCTTACCTGTAGGGACTCCGATCATTAAAGTCTATGCTAAAGAAGCACTTCTTGATGGGCATAGATCTAATTATGCTAAGAAGACGAATCATTGGAGTTATATCTTAACTAAGAATAATGCTTATTCTACTAAGAACTTCTCTTCTGATAAAGAAAAGGTTGAGAGTAGAAATATTCCAATGAATAGAAGATTAGAAGAGGGGACATTTGTTATGGATACTTATCCAACAATGTTCAACTTCACTGATGGTGAGGACCTTGGTTCTTATGAAGCAAAGACTAATACGACTGGTAACGTTTATAGAGTTGACGAGTCCAAAATGAAAGGTGTGCTCTATGTTGATGCAGGTCTTTTAGAAGATTATGCTCACCCTCAGCACGAGAAAATTGGTAAGGGTGGTTTTAGAGATGAAATCGCACCTGACTATATGATTATGGATAAGAGTATTGATAAGTCTCTTGCAGTTTATATCGCTGATAAGGATCAACCAGAGAATGATAATTCAGGAGTTGTTTATTATGACTCTGTTAAGGTAGATGCTAGAGGAAAGGCCGATTTAAGCTTTGAAGAAGAAGACTTTAGTACTGAAATTTCTGACCTATATATTACTGGGACAGAAGTTGAAAGAAATAATAATCCTACGATTAGATTACAGTTAGGTATTGGGGTATTTGCAAACTTTGTACTAACGCCAGTTGGGGATGATGAATGGGATTTAGTTGTTTCGAATGAAACCCTGAACTCTTCAAAGTCTAAAGTTAAAAGGTTTGTGAAGAGGTTCTTTAAGAAGGGAGTTAGTGCTCCAGTCGACATCAGTATCGGCAAGAACGAAGTTACGATTAAGAAAAATCAAGGTCGTAATATTGAGTTCTCTTACAGATTCTAA
- a CDS encoding endonuclease I family protein codes for MKSIAPICALLILTLASGNSYARNQSCEATWKKLTSSKEIKAKFKKLIGICDRDAKRILGPMSRQSRSLSYRSAREKMFGAVDNHGGKVCSVYSSECLRTNSIPDHRVMNAEHTWPKSKGASKKPAVSDLHHIFPANSEVNSIRSSYPFCEAQEVKWTNNMSSLGSVRGLGTCFEPPKEHRGNIARAMFYFSVRYSQSIKDVEESFLRKWHYDDPVDQNEKDRNSEIQRLQGNSNPFIEQPGLVEVIENF; via the coding sequence GTGAAAAGTATTGCCCCTATTTGCGCTCTCTTAATACTCACCTTGGCCTCTGGAAATTCATATGCCAGAAACCAATCTTGTGAAGCAACTTGGAAGAAGCTCACCTCTTCAAAAGAAATAAAAGCAAAATTTAAAAAGCTTATTGGTATTTGCGATAGAGATGCCAAGAGAATACTAGGCCCAATGAGCCGACAGTCTAGAAGTTTAAGCTATAGATCTGCTCGTGAGAAGATGTTTGGAGCAGTAGATAACCACGGCGGAAAAGTATGTTCTGTGTACTCTAGTGAATGCCTTCGCACCAACTCTATTCCAGACCACAGAGTAATGAACGCTGAGCACACATGGCCTAAGAGTAAGGGAGCGAGTAAAAAGCCTGCTGTTAGTGACCTTCACCATATCTTTCCTGCAAACTCTGAGGTAAACTCTATTAGGTCTAGCTACCCTTTCTGTGAAGCCCAAGAAGTTAAATGGACAAATAATATGTCTAGCCTTGGAAGCGTGAGAGGACTTGGAACTTGTTTCGAACCACCAAAAGAGCACCGTGGCAATATTGCCCGCGCCATGTTCTACTTCTCTGTGAGATATAGCCAATCTATTAAAGACGTCGAAGAAAGCTTCCTAAGAAAGTGGCACTACGATGACCCAGTGGACCAAAATGAAAAAGATCGAAATAGTGAAATTCAACGACTCCAAGGTAACTCAAATCCATTTATAGAGCAGCCCGGTCTAGTTGAAGTTATTGAGAATTTTTAG
- a CDS encoding ABC transporter substrate-binding protein, with protein MKKMATLMAFCALLSSCVKEGPSKKTFVYCSEGSPTAFNPQITTDGTSNNASAHTIYNRLVEFEYGSTKLVPALAESWDISEDKLAYTFKLRKGVKFHTTKYFTPTREMNADDVIFSFDRMRDESNPYYKVSGGTYEYFNGMDMGNLIKDIIKVDEHTVKITLTKPEAPFLANMAMSFMSILSKEYADQLIKENKLGNIDNIPVGTGPFVFKSYQKDNIIKFEAFKDFYGENAKVDRLAFAITPDASVRYQKLKTGECHLIIEPSPADLDSMKENKDITLLEGPGLNVGYLAMNTQKKPFGNLKVRQAINHALNKPAYIDAIYLSHAKVAKNPLPPTIWSYNDAVVDYDYNIEKAKQLLKEAGYPNGFETEIWTLPVTRPYNPNGKKMGEMMQADLAKIGIKVKLVSYEWPTYLKKSSAGEHAMVQLGWTGDNGDPDNFLYTLLGCSAVEAGSNYARWCNKDFESLVVKSKRITNIDERTELYKKAQVIFKEQAPWVPIAHSIIFRAMSNKVKGYKIDPLGGDIFKTVELK; from the coding sequence ATGAAGAAAATGGCAACATTAATGGCCTTTTGCGCACTTCTAAGTTCGTGTGTAAAAGAAGGTCCAAGCAAGAAAACTTTTGTTTACTGTTCCGAGGGAAGTCCAACGGCATTCAACCCGCAAATCACAACAGATGGAACTTCTAATAATGCTTCCGCCCATACAATTTATAACCGCCTTGTTGAGTTTGAATATGGTTCAACAAAATTAGTTCCTGCCCTAGCTGAGTCTTGGGATATTTCTGAGGACAAATTGGCCTATACTTTTAAGCTAAGAAAAGGTGTTAAATTCCATACAACAAAGTACTTCACTCCTACTAGAGAGATGAACGCCGACGATGTGATCTTCTCGTTTGATAGAATGAGAGATGAATCTAACCCTTACTATAAAGTTAGTGGTGGAACTTATGAGTACTTTAATGGAATGGATATGGGTAACCTTATCAAAGATATTATTAAAGTAGACGAGCACACTGTTAAGATTACTCTCACTAAGCCAGAGGCACCTTTTCTAGCGAATATGGCAATGAGCTTCATGAGTATCCTTTCAAAAGAATATGCCGATCAATTAATTAAAGAAAATAAACTTGGAAATATTGATAATATTCCAGTTGGTACAGGACCATTTGTTTTCAAGTCTTACCAGAAAGATAATATTATTAAGTTTGAAGCATTCAAAGATTTCTACGGAGAGAATGCCAAAGTAGATAGACTTGCTTTTGCAATTACACCTGATGCTTCAGTTCGTTACCAAAAGTTAAAAACTGGTGAATGCCACCTTATCATTGAGCCTTCACCAGCAGATTTAGATTCAATGAAAGAGAATAAAGATATTACTCTTCTAGAGGGTCCAGGTCTAAACGTTGGTTACCTAGCGATGAATACGCAAAAGAAGCCTTTTGGTAATTTAAAAGTTAGACAGGCCATTAATCACGCTCTCAATAAGCCTGCATATATTGATGCGATTTACTTATCTCACGCTAAAGTAGCTAAGAACCCTCTTCCTCCAACAATTTGGTCTTATAACGATGCTGTCGTTGATTACGATTACAATATCGAAAAAGCGAAACAACTTCTTAAAGAAGCGGGATATCCAAATGGTTTTGAAACAGAAATTTGGACTCTACCTGTAACTCGTCCTTACAACCCTAACGGTAAGAAGATGGGTGAAATGATGCAAGCGGACTTAGCTAAGATTGGAATCAAAGTGAAGCTCGTTTCATATGAGTGGCCAACTTACTTAAAGAAGTCGTCGGCCGGTGAACACGCAATGGTTCAACTTGGTTGGACGGGTGACAACGGTGATCCAGATAACTTTCTTTACACACTACTTGGTTGTTCTGCTGTTGAAGCTGGATCAAACTATGCTCGTTGGTGTAATAAAGACTTTGAGTCACTTGTCGTAAAGTCAAAGAGAATTACAAATATTGACGAGAGAACAGAACTCTACAAGAAAGCACAAGTGATCTTCAAAGAGCAGGCTCCTTGGGTTCCAATCGCACACTCAATTATCTTCAGGGCCATGAGCAACAAAGTTAAAGGATATAAGATCGATCCACTAGGTGGAGATATCTTTAAGACTGTGGAACTTAAATAA
- a CDS encoding ABC transporter permease, which yields MLKYILKKLLDLIPTLVGISILSFILIRLVPGDPVMLMLGERGADPIVYAKMQKALGLDLPMHEQYISFVKKAFTGDLGTSIVSKRSVTSEFFSRFPATLELGICAIFFAAIIGIPFGILAAVKRNSFYDYFLMGSSLVGYSMPIFWWGLILILFFSVQLGITPVSGRISIMYDVQVVTGFMLIDTLLPQNIANEGLGPFFSTISHLLLPAIAMGTIPLAVMARMTRSSMLEVLGEDYIRTAKAKGLPLRKIIGIHALRNALIPIVTVVGLIFGSIITGAILTETIFSWPGIGKWLVASINARDYPVIQGGVLFIATMIVLINLAVDFIYAIVNPKMR from the coding sequence ATGCTAAAATACATTTTAAAGAAACTCTTAGATCTAATCCCTACATTAGTAGGGATTTCTATACTCTCATTCATTCTTATTAGACTCGTTCCAGGTGACCCTGTCATGTTAATGCTAGGTGAAAGAGGAGCTGATCCAATCGTCTACGCAAAAATGCAAAAGGCCCTAGGTCTAGATCTACCAATGCATGAGCAGTATATTTCATTTGTTAAAAAAGCGTTCACCGGAGATCTTGGAACAAGTATTGTCTCTAAGAGATCTGTAACGAGTGAGTTCTTTTCTAGATTTCCTGCAACACTTGAGCTTGGAATCTGTGCTATTTTCTTTGCGGCCATAATTGGTATCCCCTTCGGTATCCTGGCAGCAGTAAAGAGAAACTCCTTCTACGACTACTTCCTAATGGGAAGCTCTCTAGTAGGTTATTCAATGCCTATTTTTTGGTGGGGACTTATTCTCATACTCTTCTTTTCAGTACAGCTTGGAATCACTCCAGTTTCGGGAAGAATCTCAATTATGTACGATGTACAAGTTGTCACAGGCTTTATGCTTATTGACACTCTCCTACCACAGAATATTGCAAACGAAGGACTTGGACCATTCTTTTCAACAATTAGTCACCTCTTACTTCCGGCCATTGCGATGGGAACAATCCCACTAGCAGTGATGGCGAGAATGACAAGATCAAGTATGCTCGAAGTTCTTGGAGAGGACTACATCAGAACTGCGAAGGCCAAAGGACTTCCCCTAAGAAAAATCATTGGTATTCACGCCCTAAGAAATGCCCTCATACCTATTGTTACAGTAGTGGGACTTATTTTTGGTTCAATTATTACTGGCGCAATTTTAACGGAGACTATTTTCTCATGGCCAGGAATTGGAAAATGGCTTGTGGCCAGTATCAACGCTAGAGACTATCCCGTAATTCAAGGTGGGGTACTCTTCATTGCCACAATGATAGTTCTAATAAACCTAGCAGTAGATTTTATCTACGCTATCGTTAATCCAAAGATGAGATAA
- a CDS encoding ABC transporter permease, with protein MENISVEKIDHPLVEFWQQFSKNKGAIFGLAIIVIFTLIALLAPLIAPHSPTAIDPEFLRVSPAFSEGGTSKYFFGTDDVGRDLLSRLIHGAQISMLIGFFVVIISCAIGTFLGLISGYYGGWVDRLIMRFIDILMAFPSILLAIVVVSVMGPGISNAIIAVAIVAIPGFTRIVRGSVLAEKKKQYVMASKTFGASSFRIMFFEILPNCMAPLIVQASLGFSDGILNAAALGFLGLGAQAPTPEWGIMLADARPFIESSPWMVTLPGLCILFAVLGFNLFGDGLRDALDPRLKR; from the coding sequence ATGGAAAATATATCAGTAGAAAAAATTGACCACCCATTGGTAGAGTTTTGGCAACAATTCTCAAAGAATAAAGGAGCAATCTTTGGACTAGCGATTATCGTAATCTTTACTTTAATTGCACTACTCGCTCCTCTCATTGCACCACACTCTCCTACAGCAATAGACCCTGAGTTTCTAAGAGTCTCTCCAGCATTTTCAGAGGGAGGAACATCTAAGTACTTCTTTGGAACAGATGATGTGGGTAGAGATCTACTTAGTCGTCTTATTCACGGTGCTCAAATATCTATGCTTATTGGATTTTTCGTCGTTATCATCTCCTGCGCTATAGGAACTTTTCTAGGACTTATATCTGGTTACTATGGTGGATGGGTCGATAGACTCATTATGAGATTCATAGATATTCTTATGGCCTTCCCATCTATTCTCTTGGCCATCGTTGTAGTTTCTGTTATGGGCCCAGGTATTTCTAATGCCATTATTGCTGTTGCTATTGTAGCAATTCCCGGCTTTACAAGAATCGTCAGAGGTTCTGTACTAGCAGAGAAGAAGAAGCAATATGTAATGGCATCAAAAACATTTGGAGCAAGCTCTTTTAGAATCATGTTCTTTGAAATTCTTCCAAACTGTATGGCACCGCTCATTGTTCAGGCTTCACTAGGTTTCAGTGATGGGATTCTAAATGCAGCTGCACTAGGCTTTCTTGGACTGGGAGCACAAGCACCTACACCTGAGTGGGGAATCATGCTCGCCGATGCCAGGCCATTTATTGAGAGTTCTCCTTGGATGGTAACACTACCAGGGCTTTGTATTCTCTTTGCCGTATTAGGATTCAATCTCTTTGGAGATGGACTTAGAGATGCACTAGACCCAAGGCTAAAGAGGTAA
- a CDS encoding ABC transporter ATP-binding protein, whose translation MLLDIQNLNLKFHTSKGILHAIRDLSFHIKEGETLGIVGESGCGKSITNLALMGLLPDTAELTADKLEFEGKDLLSFNEKQWQGIRGSDIAMIFQDPMTALNPCFTVGYQIEETLELHRKDLSKEQRKEYVFELLDQVGIPAPRDRAKSYAHELSGGMSQRVMIAGAIACNPKLLIADEPTTALDVTIQDQILKLLKDIQEKNNMAMILVTHDLGVVAENADRIQVMYAGEVIESASSSSVIQSPKHPYTKGLLDSLPGNGSAGFRTPLSSIAGMVPDLRSRPSGCQFNPRCFKFQDDCSSNRPSLNSDSHQVSCFHPLSEG comes from the coding sequence ATGTTACTTGATATTCAAAATTTAAATTTAAAATTTCACACCTCTAAAGGGATTCTTCACGCCATTAGAGACCTCAGCTTTCATATAAAAGAAGGAGAGACTCTAGGAATTGTTGGTGAATCAGGTTGTGGAAAGTCTATTACAAATCTTGCTTTAATGGGACTCCTACCTGACACAGCAGAGCTTACTGCTGACAAGCTTGAATTCGAAGGAAAGGATCTACTCTCTTTTAATGAAAAGCAGTGGCAAGGAATTCGCGGCTCTGATATTGCGATGATCTTCCAAGATCCTATGACTGCACTCAACCCATGTTTTACTGTCGGCTATCAAATTGAAGAAACATTAGAACTACACCGTAAAGACTTAAGTAAAGAGCAAAGAAAAGAATATGTCTTTGAACTTCTCGATCAAGTTGGCATTCCAGCTCCTAGAGATAGGGCCAAATCATATGCTCACGAACTATCAGGGGGAATGAGCCAAAGAGTTATGATTGCTGGTGCCATTGCATGTAATCCAAAGCTTCTCATTGCAGATGAGCCGACGACGGCACTAGATGTAACAATCCAAGATCAGATTTTAAAACTTTTAAAAGATATTCAAGAAAAGAATAATATGGCGATGATTCTTGTTACACACGACTTAGGAGTTGTGGCCGAGAATGCCGATAGAATACAAGTGATGTATGCAGGTGAAGTTATTGAGTCTGCAAGTTCATCAAGTGTTATTCAATCTCCCAAGCACCCTTATACTAAAGGACTATTAGACTCTCTTCCAGGTAACGGCAGTGCAGGTTTTAGAACACCATTATCATCAATAGCAGGGATGGTTCCAGATCTTAGGTCAAGACCAAGTGGATGCCAATTCAATCCTAGATGCTTTAAGTTTCAGGATGATTGTTCTAGCAACAGACCAAGTCTCAACAGTGACTCACACCAAGTTAGCTGTTTTCACCCACTAAGCGAAGGTTAA
- a CDS encoding ABC transporter ATP-binding protein — protein sequence MILEVNNLKKHYPVNKSYNETALVKALDGVSFKVSKQKTLGIVGESGCGKSTLAKALMALEQRTQGSIEIESKNIDDLHQKTFKSAIQMIFQDPYSSLNPRKKAWQLISEPLQINTKLSKKECFERACELMEKVGLRPEMAQRYPHMFSGGQRQRLGIARALALHPKILICDEPVSALDVSIQAQVLNLLMELQDEMGLTYLFISHDLHVVNHISDDILVMYLGKIVEYGPRDKVFDNPLHPYTKALIASSPSVKTDKEDHEPISGELPSPLNPPTGCAFHKRCPIATKKCAESSPTLKEVDGRSVSCFEV from the coding sequence ATGATTTTAGAAGTTAATAATTTAAAGAAGCACTACCCAGTGAATAAATCATATAACGAGACAGCCTTAGTTAAGGCCCTTGATGGAGTTAGCTTTAAGGTTAGCAAGCAGAAAACGCTTGGTATTGTAGGTGAATCAGGTTGTGGAAAATCAACACTTGCAAAAGCTCTTATGGCACTTGAGCAGAGAACTCAGGGCTCAATTGAAATTGAGAGCAAGAATATTGATGATCTTCACCAAAAGACATTTAAGAGTGCAATACAGATGATCTTCCAAGATCCCTACTCTTCTCTGAATCCAAGAAAGAAAGCGTGGCAACTTATCAGTGAGCCACTTCAAATAAACACAAAGCTCTCTAAGAAAGAGTGTTTCGAAAGAGCGTGTGAGTTAATGGAAAAAGTGGGTCTACGTCCAGAGATGGCCCAGAGATATCCACACATGTTCAGCGGTGGTCAGAGACAGAGACTAGGAATTGCTCGTGCTCTTGCTCTTCATCCTAAGATTCTTATTTGCGACGAACCTGTATCTGCACTTGATGTTTCTATACAAGCTCAAGTACTCAACCTTTTAATGGAATTGCAAGATGAAATGGGTCTGACTTACCTCTTCATCTCTCACGATCTTCACGTCGTAAATCATATCAGTGATGATATTCTTGTTATGTACCTTGGAAAGATTGTAGAGTATGGCCCAAGGGATAAAGTTTTTGATAATCCTCTCCACCCATATACAAAAGCGCTTATTGCAAGTTCACCTTCTGTTAAAACTGATAAAGAGGATCATGAACCAATTAGTGGAGAACTTCCGTCACCACTTAATCCTCCAACGGGATGCGCATTTCATAAGCGTTGTCCTATAGCGACTAAGAAATGTGCGGAGTCTTCACCAACTCTCAAAGAAGTAGATGGCAGAAGCGTTTCCTGCTTTGAAGTCTAG
- a CDS encoding HD-GYP domain-containing protein: MTAFDALKQNSLSFQLLPVSIRELFFLSETPCDIFGMSDGLYKLILRKHSFVNAQVLKDLIAKNHSTIFVHQDMRNNLIELQQNNLRSVTRSLSIGDPIEKGRKQIGLLTLNMSYLYSDPTNDDTLNLQYQSVKNLCAFLYERPEIHEKLYKEFIKQKHHFIFAQPLLASLFLIGVLKQSHVYSFKEVESLFITSYFKDIGMSVIPLEKYDQTTLSEDDTELLRSHPHTSIQILQGRIKLSPAHLAVIENHHMFSLLTNDLHVPDTSKLDEKSVRMISGFETMIVSITDVIAAMITPRPYRSATSLFDSLDLVKALISDDYPTEFRLIVNYFKSVFFRNN, encoded by the coding sequence ATGACTGCTTTTGATGCTTTAAAACAAAATTCACTCAGCTTCCAATTGCTACCAGTTTCAATTAGAGAATTATTTTTTCTAAGTGAAACTCCATGCGATATCTTTGGAATGTCGGATGGACTTTATAAATTGATTCTAAGAAAGCACTCCTTTGTAAACGCCCAAGTCTTAAAGGACTTAATTGCAAAGAATCACTCTACTATTTTTGTTCATCAAGATATGAGAAATAATCTCATTGAGCTTCAACAGAATAACTTAAGAAGTGTTACGCGCTCTCTTTCCATTGGTGACCCAATTGAAAAAGGTCGTAAGCAAATTGGTCTACTCACTTTGAATATGAGTTATCTTTATAGTGACCCTACAAATGATGACACTCTAAACTTACAGTATCAATCAGTTAAAAATCTATGCGCCTTTCTTTATGAGAGACCAGAGATTCACGAGAAGCTATATAAAGAGTTTATTAAGCAGAAGCACCATTTTATTTTCGCTCAGCCACTACTTGCATCACTCTTTCTAATTGGAGTGCTAAAGCAAAGTCACGTCTATAGTTTTAAGGAAGTTGAGTCTCTCTTTATTACGAGTTATTTTAAAGATATTGGCATGAGTGTGATCCCATTAGAGAAATATGATCAAACGACACTTTCAGAAGACGATACAGAACTTCTGCGCTCACACCCTCACACAAGTATACAAATTCTTCAGGGAAGAATAAAACTCTCCCCTGCTCACTTAGCTGTTATAGAAAATCATCACATGTTTTCACTTTTAACCAACGATCTACATGTTCCAGATACTTCTAAACTAGATGAGAAGAGTGTTCGTATGATAAGTGGATTTGAAACAATGATCGTCTCTATTACAGATGTCATTGCGGCCATGATTACACCAAGGCCTTATAGAAGTGCGACATCGCTCTTTGATTCTCTCGACTTAGTAAAAGCACTAATAAGCGACGACTACCCTACGGAGTTTCGTCTCATTGTTAATTACTTCAAGAGTGTCTTCTTTAGAAATAATTAA